Proteins encoded within one genomic window of Desulfonatronospira thiodismutans ASO3-1:
- a CDS encoding PAS domain S-box protein, with protein MNKLKLTTSLNTNRLLLTAAVIWIAVLAVSLAWNWHQVENTTRTLAENEARAYFEKDIAYRHWAAMHGGVYVQPTETTPPNPYLDHVPDRDVTTTGGKDLTLLNPSYMTRQVHALGLQHYDMLGHITSLNPLRRENAPDQWESQALLSFRQGEDRVSSVEDITGQQYLRFMEPLKTQESCLGCHGHQGYAVGDIQGGISVSVPWEPYMAQGAKQKTDLGIAHALIGVLGLLGLGMGYRLVRHSEMQLLESRDHTAATLHAISDGVFSCDKLGRIQEMNPAAENLTGWTIDECMGRPLKEVFNIVTLDDHSQEENPVSKALQQGRVVGQETYSVLIVRNGSKITIKKSCSPIKDNMGNIIGAVLVFRDITGEHTANLLTMKRLELYEYAEAHSLDELMTKVLDDAEEFVDSSIGFFHFVEKDQKTLSLQRWSTRSLKELCHMPGNKMHYPIDQAGVWVQAAREKRPVIHNDYESMPDKKGLPEGHARVIREAVVPVIRDNRVVAIMGLGNKPAAYDKKDVEVISFFADVTWDLVQQKRTQEALQNSQARLKTITDAAQTAIIMMDAQGYVSYWNPAAETILGYARDEAIGRDLHELIMPSRYTEDFHASFPEFQSTGQGNAVGRTTELYALTKNGREIPVELSLSSVLIQGQWHAIGIVRDITEKKQAQEELQRNARNLELKNAELDAARINAEEATKAKSEFLANMSHEIRTPMNGVIGMTGLLLDTDLDSEQQHYARTVRSSAESLLTVINDILDFSKIEAGRLDIETVDFDLEAMLRDFSGMMAVKAEEKGLELICSMDPNVPSMVRGDSGRLRQILMNLVGNAVKFTEHGEVEIKVSRMVNDECENPNAETQENSHDLYRSSFTTQHSCLMHFSVRDTGIGIPEDKQDSLFESFSQVDASTTRKFGGTGLGLAISRQLAEIMGGTAGLESVEGRGSTFWFTVRLGIQHEQQQERPAPACLQGVRTLIVDDNSTNRETLRVRLGSWGMRSEEAANGSTALSMLHQAKADNDPFEVAVLDMQMPDMDGETLGRNIKEDGQLKDTRLIMMSSATGQTGDAKRLHEAGFDSIMNKPVLPSELYACLEKILAKTDTADLVAEHAEREETPKGYPDFSGTKARILVAEDNMVNQQVALGILKKMGLRADAVANGREVLHALQNIPYDLVLMDVQMPEMDGLKATRRIRASEVRGQKSEIRSQKSEVSDQRLESESQNSSIPESPNSSTPKSPNSSIPESQNPRIPIIAMTAGAMQEDRERCIEAGMDDYTAKPVNPDELARVLEKWLLENRGQRAEDRSQGGKEEVLRTGEAAETKQEPRYAFTCKMPVFDQEDFITRIGHDSEMASEIMSIYLESIPKNIEALKKFIEQGQKEGATREAHSIKGNSGNVSCLAMAEIAGMIEEAGHAANLEQMGNLLPELERQFEICMAEIRKVMEEEH; from the coding sequence ATGAATAAGCTCAAACTGACGACTTCTTTGAACACAAACCGCCTGCTTCTGACAGCTGCAGTGATCTGGATCGCCGTACTGGCGGTGTCTCTGGCCTGGAACTGGCATCAGGTGGAAAATACAACCAGGACTCTGGCTGAAAACGAAGCCAGGGCCTACTTTGAAAAAGATATTGCCTACCGGCACTGGGCTGCCATGCACGGCGGTGTCTATGTCCAGCCCACCGAGACCACCCCACCCAACCCTTATCTTGATCATGTCCCTGACAGAGACGTAACCACCACTGGCGGCAAGGATCTGACCCTGCTCAACCCATCGTACATGACCCGTCAGGTGCACGCACTGGGCTTACAACACTACGATATGCTGGGGCACATCACCAGCCTCAATCCCCTCCGTCGGGAAAACGCCCCGGACCAATGGGAGAGCCAGGCCCTGCTGTCCTTTAGGCAAGGCGAAGACCGGGTTTCTTCCGTGGAAGACATTACTGGCCAGCAATACCTGCGATTCATGGAGCCATTAAAAACACAGGAAAGCTGTCTTGGCTGTCACGGGCATCAGGGGTACGCCGTAGGCGATATTCAAGGCGGAATCAGTGTTTCCGTACCCTGGGAGCCATATATGGCCCAGGGCGCAAAGCAGAAAACAGATCTGGGGATTGCCCATGCACTCATCGGTGTTCTGGGGTTGCTGGGGCTGGGCATGGGATACCGTCTTGTGCGACATTCGGAAATGCAGCTGCTGGAAAGCAGGGATCATACAGCAGCTACCCTGCATGCCATAAGCGATGGAGTCTTTTCCTGCGATAAACTTGGACGGATACAGGAAATGAACCCGGCTGCAGAGAACCTGACCGGCTGGACCATTGATGAATGCATGGGTCGCCCCCTGAAAGAAGTCTTCAACATTGTCACATTAGATGACCACAGCCAGGAGGAAAATCCTGTATCTAAGGCGTTGCAGCAGGGCCGTGTCGTTGGCCAGGAGACCTATTCAGTGCTCATAGTTAGAAACGGCAGCAAAATAACCATCAAAAAGAGCTGCTCCCCCATCAAAGACAACATGGGCAACATTATTGGAGCTGTACTTGTTTTTCGCGACATCACCGGTGAACATACAGCTAACCTGCTGACCATGAAGAGGCTGGAGCTTTATGAGTATGCAGAAGCTCATTCCTTAGATGAGCTTATGACCAAGGTTCTGGATGACGCTGAAGAATTTGTGGACAGTTCCATTGGCTTTTTTCATTTCGTGGAAAAAGATCAGAAGACCCTTTCCCTGCAGAGATGGTCAACCAGGTCATTAAAGGAACTGTGTCACATGCCCGGCAACAAAATGCATTATCCCATTGACCAGGCAGGGGTCTGGGTGCAGGCTGCCCGTGAGAAAAGGCCGGTTATCCACAATGATTATGAGTCCATGCCGGACAAAAAAGGCCTGCCAGAGGGACATGCCAGGGTAATTCGCGAAGCCGTGGTTCCGGTTATTCGGGATAACAGGGTCGTTGCAATCATGGGCCTGGGCAATAAACCTGCAGCCTATGATAAAAAGGATGTCGAAGTAATCTCCTTTTTTGCAGATGTAACCTGGGACCTGGTGCAACAGAAGCGCACCCAGGAAGCCCTGCAGAACAGTCAGGCCCGCCTGAAAACAATAACCGATGCTGCCCAGACCGCCATAATCATGATGGATGCCCAAGGATATGTATCTTACTGGAATCCGGCCGCAGAAACCATTCTGGGCTATGCCCGGGATGAAGCCATAGGCCGGGATCTGCATGAACTGATCATGCCTTCCCGGTACACCGAGGATTTCCATGCTTCATTCCCAGAATTTCAAAGCACCGGCCAGGGCAATGCCGTAGGCAGAACTACGGAACTTTACGCTTTGACAAAGAATGGCCGCGAAATACCAGTGGAACTGTCTCTTTCATCTGTGCTTATCCAAGGGCAGTGGCATGCCATAGGCATTGTCCGTGACATTACAGAAAAAAAACAGGCCCAGGAAGAATTGCAGCGCAATGCCAGAAATCTTGAGCTGAAAAATGCAGAACTGGATGCAGCCCGCATAAACGCCGAGGAAGCCACCAAAGCCAAGAGCGAATTTCTGGCCAACATGAGCCATGAAATCCGCACCCCCATGAACGGGGTCATCGGCATGACCGGGCTGCTTCTGGATACGGACCTGGACAGTGAGCAGCAGCATTATGCCCGCACTGTGCGCTCCAGTGCCGAGTCCCTTTTGACCGTGATCAACGACATCCTGGATTTTTCCAAGATAGAGGCCGGACGCTTAGACATTGAAACCGTTGATTTCGACCTGGAGGCCATGCTCAGGGATTTTTCGGGCATGATGGCTGTCAAGGCGGAAGAGAAAGGTCTGGAACTTATCTGTTCCATGGACCCGAACGTACCCTCCATGGTCCGGGGAGATTCGGGCCGGTTGCGTCAGATTCTCATGAACCTGGTGGGCAATGCGGTCAAGTTTACCGAACATGGAGAGGTGGAGATCAAAGTCAGTAGAATGGTGAATGATGAATGCGAAAACCCAAATGCAGAAACTCAGGAAAATTCCCATGACCTGTATCGTTCATCATTTACCACTCAGCATTCCTGCCTCATGCACTTTTCCGTCCGCGACACCGGCATAGGCATCCCTGAAGACAAGCAAGACAGTCTTTTCGAAAGCTTTTCCCAGGTTGATGCCTCCACTACCCGCAAATTCGGCGGTACCGGTCTGGGACTGGCCATTTCCAGGCAACTGGCCGAGATAATGGGCGGTACAGCAGGCCTGGAAAGTGTAGAGGGCCGGGGAAGCACATTCTGGTTTACAGTGCGCCTGGGCATTCAGCATGAACAGCAGCAGGAAAGGCCTGCTCCGGCCTGCCTGCAGGGGGTTCGCACTCTTATAGTGGACGACAATTCCACCAACCGGGAGACACTCAGGGTACGCCTTGGATCCTGGGGTATGCGGTCCGAGGAAGCTGCCAATGGTTCTACAGCTCTGAGCATGCTGCATCAGGCCAAGGCAGATAATGACCCCTTTGAGGTGGCTGTCTTAGACATGCAGATGCCGGACATGGACGGAGAAACCCTGGGACGAAATATCAAGGAGGACGGCCAATTAAAGGACACCAGGCTGATCATGATGTCATCGGCAACCGGACAGACAGGTGATGCTAAGCGTCTACATGAGGCTGGATTCGACAGCATCATGAACAAACCTGTCCTGCCCAGTGAACTGTATGCCTGCCTGGAAAAAATCCTGGCAAAAACAGACACTGCAGACCTGGTGGCGGAGCATGCGGAACGGGAAGAAACTCCGAAGGGGTATCCGGACTTTTCCGGCACAAAAGCCCGCATCCTGGTAGCCGAAGACAACATGGTCAACCAGCAGGTAGCCCTGGGAATTCTCAAAAAAATGGGCCTGCGTGCCGATGCCGTGGCCAACGGCCGGGAAGTCCTCCACGCCCTGCAAAACATTCCCTACGACCTGGTGCTTATGGATGTGCAGATGCCGGAGATGGACGGACTGAAAGCTACCCGGCGCATCCGCGCCTCAGAAGTCAGAGGTCAGAAATCAGAGATCAGAAGTCAGAAGTCAGAGGTCAGTGATCAGAGGCTGGAGAGCGAATCCCAAAATTCCTCAATTCCTGAATCCCCCAATTCCTCAACCCCTAAATCCCCCAATTCCTCAATCCCTGAATCCCAGAATCCCAGAATCCCCATAATCGCCATGACCGCCGGAGCCATGCAGGAGGACCGGGAACGGTGCATTGAGGCCGGGATGGATGATTATACAGCCAAGCCGGTCAATCCGGATGAACTGGCCCGGGTGCTGGAGAAGTGGTTGTTGGAAAACAGAGGACAGAGGGCAGAGGACAGAAGTCAGGGGGGAAAAGAGGAAGTTCTCAGGACCGGAGAGGCTGCGGAAACGAAACAGGAACCCCGGTACGCTTTTACTTGTAAAATGCCAGTCTTCGACCAGGAGGATTTCATTACAAGAATTGGGCATGACAGTGAGATGGCCAGTGAGATCATGAGCATTTACCTGGAATCCATACCCAAAAACATAGAAGCGCTCAAAAAATTTATTGAACAGGGTCAAAAAGAAGGAGCAACCCGGGAGGCTCATTCCATCAAGGGCAATTCAGGCAATGTCAGCTGTCTGGCCATGGCTGAGATTGCCGGAATGATTGAAGAAGCCGGTCATGCCGCAAACCTTGAGCAAATGGGCAACCTTTTGCCCGAACTGGAAAGGCAGTTTGAAATATGCATGGCGGAAATAAGAAAAGTAATGGAAGAGGAACATTAA
- a CDS encoding RecQ family ATP-dependent DNA helicase: protein MTTLTREKIIDLTLSREFQNIVVLDLEIHPERKTLIKIGATGPGWQPRLAFQGNFRADEALSRLEQSFGRASFMLGHNIIGHDLPWLRKHFPEFSLLKLPALDTLHLSPLAFPKNPYHHLVKDYKLVRTAKNDPIQDCAQAELVFQDEIQAFQALPREQLIFYGTLMHRSHPESGLGHFFAVLAGADLKDKEWCKSFWEENAGGHACVSHAQSAFETLWDDSRESCSLAYILAWLQVSGSNSVLPTWVWKRHAAIPGILRSLRETPCSDPACSYCSSAFDYRAQLQRYFGYPDYLPVKDEDPPLQRLVVETLIRGNDCLAVLPTGAGKSLCYQLPALMKAEQGKRLSIIVSPLQSLMKDQVDGLLRKGILQGCTINSTLTLLERSQALEGIRMGDLDLVWISPEQLRNTTVKDALRSREIAMVIMDEAHCFSKWGHDFRPDYLALASFLDEICPGPPHPEPQIACFTATAKKDVVDEILDYFRNEMGRDLVLFQGGHERSNLRFDVIPCAEPEKTQRMHSILQSVLVDKEDGGGIVFASTRRKTKEYAEALEHMGWNVEYYHAGRTPEERTSVQERFLAGEIQVIVATNAFGMGVDKPDVRVVIHASAPGSLENYLQEAGRAGRDHRPAVCCLLFDPDDLDTQFELCRASEISARDIRSMYGGLKSLASSRNNPDMVMTSGELLASEEFEEYGFDTLDSHEPMADTKVRTALSWLERRGKIRRGDNKTTAIQGRLLVKDKEEALKIMGGLNLSPSEHALWMALLDIIMQADPKELLNTDMLSARLGAEPDRILRSLGAMRQARILNHDLNMTAYLRKGIQDDSRSRLREYLGLEESLFALMEEDEPDARAGVVYNMPLRPVCQRLKERGHTEAAPAKLLHILKLLVDEKLLRLHQLSQNSYQVILQHEWDRIRQHASRRNQSARVLLVFLLDRIDTGVSGKDLLVSFRTGEAENALRANMITAHLSDHPSLCRQGLSALHHCRAVCLQNGLSIIRPAMSISVTDPKGRFSPGDYLSLSLFYRQKIAQVHIMGRFAELGAVFDGISQALRFVRDYFQKSRTAFVAEHLQDRRDILELPVTREQHAAILEKLSSVQRGIVEAPAEKNMLVVAGPGSGKTRVIVHRMAYLIKVLKVRPYRILAVAFNRSAVAEMRRRLKDLLGKSGAGVKIHTYHSMAMSITGHSLAGKGGDTSVFQGILQEAVDYLDGTSTQEDGSALHWRDRLLGIQHILVDEYQDINDLEYQLISLLAGRNEDEQSPRPSMLAVGDADQNIYSFQGANVRFIQRFAQEYQAEIVHMVHNYRSLPPVTLAANALIRHNQDRMNTPPVEAVRKDKAEPVGMIMAGSREAMLKAALDQARRLMVQDGLSPEDICILCRTNQEVFALANLARHAGMELSLMRRRNISLPLVREVHEIMDLLMRCPGSLCTGSEVYDLVMHLMVESSARSRLWLYHLEIMARDYRDECGSMRRPVYEFCEHVWDSSRDLRRMESRSPGALRAGTMHGAKGLEFPAVILAGTPGDRESPEEERRLYYVGMTRARDRLVLCCGPDHPFAPEILAAGPEAVSRISCDIALTPVEQNLAREELWEMSPEHVILSYPAWDNIHGETTAAIDALQDNPGKEFTFLPWANRYLVCTAGVPVTALSDRGSRIYENYLSRGFRVKQVIFLAALHRKASQEDQTLKELRCSSWYVPLFQVVWSRCQD, encoded by the coding sequence CCTGCACCTCTCCCCCCTGGCCTTTCCCAAAAATCCCTACCACCACTTAGTCAAGGACTACAAGCTGGTGCGTACGGCAAAAAACGATCCCATCCAGGACTGTGCCCAGGCCGAGCTTGTCTTCCAGGACGAAATTCAGGCCTTTCAGGCCCTGCCCCGGGAACAGCTGATATTTTACGGCACACTGATGCACAGGTCCCATCCTGAAAGCGGCCTGGGGCATTTTTTCGCAGTCCTGGCCGGGGCAGACCTCAAGGACAAAGAGTGGTGCAAATCCTTCTGGGAAGAAAACGCCGGGGGGCATGCCTGCGTCAGCCATGCACAGTCCGCCTTTGAGACCCTCTGGGATGACAGCCGGGAATCCTGCTCCCTGGCCTATATCCTGGCCTGGCTGCAGGTGTCCGGGAGCAACTCGGTTCTTCCCACCTGGGTCTGGAAACGCCATGCTGCAATCCCGGGCATTCTGCGCTCCCTGCGCGAGACTCCCTGCAGCGACCCTGCCTGCAGCTACTGCAGCAGCGCCTTTGATTACCGGGCACAGCTGCAGCGCTACTTCGGATACCCCGACTACCTGCCGGTGAAGGACGAGGACCCGCCCCTGCAGAGACTGGTTGTGGAGACGCTGATCCGGGGCAACGACTGCCTGGCCGTGCTGCCCACTGGCGCGGGCAAATCACTGTGCTACCAGCTTCCGGCCCTGATGAAGGCCGAACAGGGCAAGAGACTGAGCATCATTGTCTCGCCACTGCAGTCCCTTATGAAGGACCAGGTGGACGGGCTCCTGCGCAAGGGCATACTGCAGGGCTGCACCATCAATTCCACCCTGACCCTGCTGGAACGCTCCCAGGCCCTGGAAGGCATCCGCATGGGGGACCTGGACCTGGTGTGGATATCCCCGGAACAGCTTCGAAACACCACGGTCAAGGATGCCCTGCGCTCCAGGGAAATCGCCATGGTCATCATGGACGAGGCCCATTGCTTTTCCAAGTGGGGCCACGACTTTCGCCCCGACTATCTGGCCCTGGCCTCGTTTCTGGATGAAATATGCCCCGGACCGCCCCACCCCGAACCCCAGATCGCCTGCTTCACGGCCACGGCCAAAAAGGACGTGGTGGACGAAATCCTGGACTACTTCAGAAATGAAATGGGCCGGGACCTGGTCCTTTTCCAGGGCGGGCACGAGCGCTCCAACCTGCGCTTTGACGTCATCCCCTGCGCTGAACCGGAAAAGACCCAGCGCATGCACTCTATTCTGCAAAGCGTCCTGGTCGACAAGGAAGACGGCGGAGGAATAGTCTTCGCCTCCACCCGCAGAAAAACAAAAGAGTACGCCGAGGCCCTGGAACATATGGGCTGGAACGTGGAATACTACCACGCCGGGCGCACCCCGGAAGAGAGGACCTCGGTGCAGGAAAGGTTTCTGGCAGGTGAAATCCAGGTCATAGTGGCCACCAACGCCTTCGGCATGGGGGTGGACAAGCCCGATGTCCGGGTGGTCATTCATGCCTCGGCCCCGGGTTCACTGGAAAACTACCTGCAGGAGGCCGGACGGGCCGGCCGGGATCATCGTCCTGCTGTCTGCTGCCTGCTGTTCGACCCTGATGATCTGGACACCCAGTTCGAACTCTGCCGGGCCTCGGAAATATCCGCCCGGGACATCAGGTCCATGTACGGCGGACTCAAAAGCCTGGCCTCTTCCAGAAACAACCCGGACATGGTCATGACTTCCGGGGAGCTCCTGGCCAGCGAGGAGTTCGAAGAATACGGTTTCGACACCCTGGACTCCCATGAACCCATGGCCGACACCAAGGTGCGTACCGCCCTGTCCTGGCTGGAGCGCCGGGGCAAGATCAGGCGCGGAGACAACAAGACCACCGCCATCCAGGGTCGTCTGCTGGTCAAGGACAAAGAGGAAGCCCTGAAAATAATGGGCGGCCTGAACCTTTCGCCGTCAGAGCACGCCCTGTGGATGGCCCTGCTGGACATAATCATGCAGGCTGACCCTAAGGAACTTTTAAACACAGACATGCTCTCCGCCAGACTGGGAGCGGAACCGGATCGCATCCTGCGCAGCCTGGGAGCCATGCGCCAGGCCCGGATACTTAACCATGACCTGAACATGACCGCTTACCTGCGAAAAGGCATCCAGGATGACTCCCGGTCCCGCCTCAGGGAATACCTGGGGCTGGAGGAAAGCCTGTTCGCCCTCATGGAGGAGGACGAACCCGATGCCCGGGCCGGGGTCGTGTACAACATGCCCCTGCGCCCGGTTTGCCAGAGGCTCAAGGAACGCGGACATACAGAAGCTGCTCCTGCAAAACTGCTGCATATCCTCAAACTCCTGGTGGATGAAAAGCTCTTGCGTCTGCATCAGCTCTCCCAGAACTCCTACCAGGTAATCCTGCAGCATGAATGGGACCGGATCAGGCAGCACGCATCCAGGCGCAACCAGTCGGCCAGGGTACTGCTGGTTTTTTTGCTGGACAGGATCGACACCGGGGTAAGCGGCAAAGACCTGCTGGTTTCCTTTCGCACCGGAGAGGCGGAAAACGCTCTGCGCGCAAACATGATCACGGCCCACTTGAGCGATCACCCCTCATTGTGCCGGCAGGGCCTGAGCGCCCTGCACCACTGCCGGGCCGTATGTCTGCAGAACGGCCTGTCCATCATCCGCCCGGCCATGAGCATCAGCGTAACCGATCCCAAAGGACGGTTCAGCCCCGGGGACTATCTTTCCCTGTCCTTATTCTACAGGCAAAAAATCGCCCAGGTGCACATCATGGGCCGCTTTGCCGAACTGGGCGCTGTATTCGACGGCATAAGCCAGGCCCTGCGCTTTGTCCGCGATTACTTTCAAAAAAGCCGCACCGCTTTTGTGGCCGAGCACCTCCAGGACCGCAGGGACATCCTGGAACTGCCTGTCACCAGGGAGCAGCACGCAGCCATTCTGGAGAAACTCAGTTCAGTGCAGCGGGGTATAGTGGAGGCCCCGGCCGAAAAAAACATGCTGGTGGTGGCCGGCCCAGGCTCCGGCAAGACCAGGGTCATCGTGCACCGCATGGCCTATCTCATCAAAGTCCTCAAGGTACGCCCCTACAGGATCCTGGCCGTGGCCTTCAACAGAAGCGCTGTGGCTGAAATGCGCCGCCGCCTCAAGGACCTGCTGGGTAAAAGCGGTGCCGGAGTCAAGATCCACACCTACCACAGCATGGCCATGTCCATAACCGGGCATTCACTGGCCGGCAAAGGCGGCGATACATCAGTGTTCCAGGGAATTCTCCAGGAAGCTGTGGACTACCTGGACGGAACCAGCACCCAGGAAGACGGTTCCGCCCTGCACTGGCGGGACAGGCTGCTGGGCATTCAACACATCCTGGTGGACGAATACCAGGATATAAATGACCTGGAGTACCAGCTTATCTCCCTTCTGGCCGGCCGAAACGAAGATGAACAGAGCCCGCGTCCGTCCATGCTGGCCGTGGGGGACGCAGACCAGAACATCTATTCTTTTCAGGGTGCAAATGTACGCTTCATCCAGCGTTTTGCACAGGAGTACCAGGCGGAAATAGTGCACATGGTGCACAACTACCGCTCTCTGCCTCCGGTGACCCTGGCTGCCAATGCCCTGATCCGCCACAACCAGGACCGCATGAACACGCCTCCGGTGGAAGCGGTGCGCAAGGACAAAGCCGAACCCGTGGGGATGATCATGGCCGGGTCCAGGGAAGCCATGCTCAAGGCAGCTCTTGACCAGGCCCGGCGACTTATGGTCCAGGATGGACTGTCCCCAGAGGACATCTGCATCCTGTGCCGCACCAACCAGGAGGTCTTCGCCCTGGCCAACCTGGCCAGGCACGCCGGCATGGAGCTAAGCCTCATGCGCCGCAGAAACATTTCCCTGCCCCTGGTGCGCGAGGTACATGAAATCATGGACCTGCTCATGCGCTGTCCCGGCAGCCTGTGTACAGGAAGCGAGGTTTATGACCTGGTCATGCACCTGATGGTTGAAAGCAGCGCCCGCAGCCGGCTCTGGCTGTACCACCTGGAAATCATGGCCCGGGATTACCGGGATGAATGCGGCTCCATGCGCAGACCTGTGTATGAGTTCTGCGAGCATGTCTGGGATTCATCCAGGGACTTGCGCCGCATGGAAAGCCGCTCTCCCGGCGCTCTCCGGGCGGGCACCATGCACGGGGCCAAGGGGCTGGAGTTTCCGGCGGTGATTCTGGCAGGCACCCCGGGGGACCGGGAAAGCCCGGAAGAGGAGCGCAGGCTTTATTACGTGGGCATGACCCGGGCCAGGGACAGGCTGGTACTCTGCTGCGGTCCGGATCATCCCTTTGCCCCGGAGATTCTTGCCGCCGGACCAGAAGCGGTGAGCAGAATTTCCTGCGACATTGCGTTGACCCCGGTTGAACAGAACCTGGCCCGGGAAGAACTCTGGGAGATGTCCCCGGAACATGTCATCCTGTCCTACCCGGCCTGGGACAACATCCACGGGGAGACCACTGCAGCCATTGATGCCCTGCAGGATAACCCGGGAAAGGAGTTCACCTTTCTGCCCTGGGCAAACAGGTATCTTGTCTGCACCGCAGGTGTTCCAGTCACCGCCCTGTCGGACAGGGGCAGCAGAATATACGAAAACTACCTGTCCCGGGGCTTCAGGGTAAAGCAGGTCATCTTCCTGGCCGCCCTGCACCGCAAGGCCTCCCAGGAAGACCAGACCCTGAAAGAACTGCGCTGTTCTTCATGGTACGTGCCCCTTTTTCAGGTAGTCTGGAGCAGATGCCAGGATTAA